From a region of the Candida albicans SC5314 chromosome 1, complete sequence genome:
- a CDS encoding uncharacterized protein (Protein of unknown function; Hap43-induced; rat catheter biofilm induced) yields the protein MFNKDPFKVYHDNVNKNIERMKKEKKLLVSSQHIPGDRQHHAHHHKRQPLSNITSARINKPTSTTKTNLLSTRKLLSKFEKPKREIFSNKSYEFEVLNNRGSNNKYTKIENEFDSKNINSKDLTINSFLKKFKEMVNWYKLNKFQFEITNTTSKEGVNNNGYFEQVNKNVITGQIMQNIVKRNYIRPEYSKAKITATHKVNQIGKLSEFMYAVKVSGETSNDDNQTQTEKTVLLMNVGNCEIKVNDRLNLNDLCYLMDYQGGKLGVYLRWHVVK from the coding sequence ATGTTTAATAAAGACCCCTTTAAAGTATATCATGACAATGTTAATAAAAACATTGAAAGGATGAAAAAGGAGAAGAAACTATTAGTTTCTTCACAACATATTCCAGGTGACAGACAACATCATGCACATCATCACAAAAGACAGCCTTTAAGTAATATAACATCAGCCAGAATAAACAAGCCTACGtcaacaaccaaaacaaatcTTCTATCTACACGAAAACTATTATCAAAGTTTGAGAAACCAAAACgagaaattttttcaaataagtCGTACGAATTTGAGGTGCTTAATAATCGTGGATcgaataataaatataccaaaattgaaaatgaatttgacagtaaaaatatcaattctAAAGATCTAACtattaattcatttttaaagaaGTTTAAAGAAATGGTTAATTGGtacaaattgaacaaatttcaatttgaaataacAAACACAACCTCTAAAGAGGGTGTCAACAATAATGGTTATTTTGAGCAAGTCAATAAAAATGTAATAACGGGACAAATAATGCAAAACATAgttaaaagaaattatattCGACCTGAATATAGTAAGGCCAAAATTACTGCAACTCATAAAGTCAATCAGATAGGTAAATTAAGTGAATTTATGTACGCTGTTAAAGTTTCAGGTGAAACGAGTAACGATGATAACCAAACACAAACGGAAAAAACAGTATTGCTCATGAACGTGGGAAATTGTGAGATAAAAGTCAACGATAGACTTAACTTGAATGATTTGTGTTATTTAATGGATTATCAGGGAGGAAAATTAGGAGTGTACTTGCGATGGCATGTAGTTAAATAA
- a CDS encoding uncharacterized protein (Ortholog(s) have ubiquitin protein ligase binding activity) produces MFQHHLNLALFDIKLKTANKNLLLIKGNEHEIESLPFEGSVKLSLNEDIHIKKITLSLVGEFYYEYMDKVTHQQYLDRLCVLKVDWGNLLSNDEGKVVFGNYGDRTIPMYKLKNLKNGELGFSASGSNTGLNTPSPGSTSGTATPTRPQASRTKSTPIFFKDKDTVNSKILKVPNSGIDGTPFKNVYTSSNHSFLLPKGNYNLPFKVYLPTNIPETVESLPLGTLLYKLQCNIERGRFEKSVNVSKHIRIVRTLNPQNLNLTDSIDVSNTWVGKLQYNVNMTKKGVAIGSTIPINITIIPIVKGLSLKAINGCIVEHYHVQIGNERSPEYERVIGKQDLDAPNSDDLPYDKWEFRTHYKVPEHLKKITQSCELRDNMIVVKHRLRVSIQLRNSGGHVSELRANLPIFVYISANSGHVIGRHYDVDNHHGTFQLDYQKEDILFHHQDRREPSRIPGASATETEEENESGDSDGDDLDREDSAPPMYEKHVFDKIYDMNLPQTPLEQFRSQQATPLHSNNNSSVNVSGYFDIPFSQALENNLKKKQVQTPIFDIDYMSHIPSYTEALDDDDDGAGGEDFAPGYSDSGSESVSVVSGGTTPIKIKLPTNNSTGHFKFSSKNNSLPNTKSNSSSKSDLESSLKLRFFHHSKKK; encoded by the coding sequence ATGTTTCAGCACCACCTAAATCTTGCATTATTTGacataaaattgaaaacagcTAATAAAAATTTGCTATTAATCAAAGGAAATGAAcatgaaattgaatcattacCATTTGAAGGAAGTGTTAAACTATCTTTGAATGAAGATATACATATTAAAAAGATTACTTTGTCATTAGTAGGTGAATTCTATTATGAATACATGGACAAAGTCACTCATCAACAATACTTGGATAGGTTGTGTGTTCTAAAAGTTGACTGGGGCAATTTATTGAGTAATGACGAAGGGAAAGTTGTGTTTGGTAACTATGGTGACAGAACTATTCCGATGtataaattaaagaatttgaaaaatggagAATTGGGGTTTAGTGCATCTGGATCCAATACTGGGTTGAACACACCATCGCCTGGATCGACTTCTGGTACTGCTACACCAACTAGACCTCAGGCACTGCGTACTAAATCTacaccaatttttttcaaggaTAAAGATACTgttaattcaaaaatctTAAAAGTCCCCAACAGTGGTATCGATGGAACACCATTCAAAAACGTTTACACGTCTTCAAACCATTCATTCTTGTTACCAAAGGGAAATTACAATCTACCATTCAAAGTATATCTTCCAACAAACATCCCAGAAACCGTTGAAAGTTTGCCATTGGGTACATTATTATACAAACTACAATGCAACATTGAAAGAGgcagatttgaaaaatctgTTAACGTAAGCAAACATATTAGAATTGTTAGAACATTGAATCCAcagaatttgaatttaactgattcaattgatgtAAGCAATACTTGGGTTGGAAAATTGCAATACAATGTCAATATGACCAAGAAGGGGGTTGCGATTGGTTCTACTATTCCTATTAACATTACAATTATTCCTATTGTTAAAGGTTTAAGCTTGAAAGCAATTAATGGGTGTATCGTGGAACATTACCATGTGCAGATTGGTAATGAAAGATCTCCAGAATATGAAAGGGTGATCGGGAAACAAGATTTAGATGCGCCAAACTCGGATGACTTGCCGTATGATAAATGGGAGTTTAGGACTCATTATAAAGTCCCTGagcatttgaaaaaaataacgCAAAGCTGTGAACTTCGAGATAACATGATTGTTGTTAAACATAGATTGAGAGTGTCGATACAACTCAGAAATTCTGGTGGACATGTTAGTGAATTGAGAGCAAATTTGCCCATATTTGTGTATATCAGTGCAAACTCTGGGCATGTAATTGGAAGACATTATGATGTCGATAATCACCACGGCACCTTCCAGTTGGATTATCAGAAAGAAGATATCttatttcatcatcagGATAGAAGAGAGCCATCACGCATACCTGGCGCCTCGGCTACAGAGACAGAAGAAGAGAATGAATCAGGAGATCTGGATGGAGACGATTTAGATCGTGAAGATTCTGCTCCTCCAATGTATGAAAAGCATGTTTTTGACAAAATATATGATATGAATTTACCTCAGACTCCATTAGAACAGTTTAGATCACAACAAGCTACCCCGTTACATTCGAATAATAACTCTTCGGTGAATGTTTCGGGCTATTTTGATATTCCCTTTTCACAGGCTTTGGagaataatttgaaaaaaaaacaagtgCAAACACCTATTTTTGATATAGATTACATGTCACATATCCCTTCATATACGGAAGCTTTGgacgacgatgatgatggtgcTGGAGGAGAAGACTTTGCACCTGGATATTCTGATAGTGGTAGTGAAAGCGTCAGTGTTGTTTCGGGTGGCACGACACCTATAAAAATCAAGTTGCCAACGAATAACAGCACTGGGCATTTTAAGTTTTCGAGCAAGAATAATTCATTGCCTAACACGAAGAGTAATTCTAGTTCTAAACTGGATCTTGAATCTAGTTTGAAGTTGAGATTCTTCCATCACAGCAAAAAGAAGTAA
- a CDS encoding triglyceride lipase (Ortholog(s) have triglyceride lipase activity, role in triglyceride catabolic process and mitochondrion localization) yields MIRSIRFYSKVIDLKKEGKTAAKILKSEYKSLKDHYEAPKYPIVLCHGFSGFDRLSLLPIPKEVGHQIDKAKEYAPRGLIELDYWYGIKEALEKLGSTVFIAKVPAFGDIKSRAVSLDKFINKECKSLRQNESKSSIYNDSNHDPTTFENKNEPIKVNLISHSMGGLDSRYLISKIHKENENYKVASLTTISTPHHGSECADFIVDLIGNNQILKNVCPQSIFDLTTSNMKKFNQSVKDDPNVQYFSFGARFNPRWYNLFSLTWLVMKYEIKKDKARELRRLIDNDGLVSVESSKWGQYIGTLDEVDHLDLINWTNKARSTFDKVMFAQDPTFNPIALYLDIADKLAEKGL; encoded by the coding sequence ATGATTAGATCAATACGTTTTTACTCCAAAGTAATTGATCTTAAAAAGGAAGGAAAAACTGCAGCAAAGATCTTGAAGTCGGAATACAAATCACTCAAGGATCACTATGAGGCGCCGAAATACCCAATTGTTCTATGTCACGGGTTTTCCGGATTTGACCgtttatcattattgcCAATTCCCAAAGAGGTAGGCCATCAAATTGACAAGGCCAAGGAATATGCACCTAGAGGGCTCATTGAATTGGATTACTGGTATGGAATCAAAGAGGCACTTGAAAAGTTGGGATCCACGGTATTCATAGCTAAAGTTCCAGCATTCGGCGATATTAAGAGCAGAGCCGTAAGTCTAGataaattcatcaacaaagAATGTAAGAGTCTACGACAAAACGAGTCCAAATCTTCAATATACAACGATCTGAACCACGATCCAACaacttttgaaaacaaGAACGAACCAATTAAAGTCAACCTAATCAGCCATTCGATGGGCGGTTTGGATAGTAGATACTTGATCTCCAAGATACACAAAGAGAATGAGAACTATAAGGTGGCGTCACTTACGACAATTTCGACTCCACACCATGGCTCAGAATGTGCTGATTTTATTGTGGATTTAATTGGCAACAATCAGATATTAAAAAATGTATGTCCACAGtctatttttgatttgacaACGTCAAATATGaagaaattcaatcaatcagTAAAAGATGACCCCAATGTCCAATATTTTTCGTTTGGTGCCAGATTCAATCCTCGGTGGTATAATTTGTTCAGCTTGACATGGTTAGTAATGAAgtatgaaatcaaaaaggaTAAAGCTCGCGAGTTGCGCCGTCTAATTGACAATGACGGTCTTGTGAGTGTGGAAAGCTCAAAATGGGGACAGTACATAGGTACTTTAGATGAGGTCGACCATTTagatttgatcaattggaCAAACAAAGCCCGGAGCACTTTTGATAAAGTGATGTTTGCCCAAGATCCTACATTCAACCCCATTGCATTGTATTTAGATATTGCTGATAAATTAGCTGAAAAGGGATTATAA